Within the Solibacillus silvestris genome, the region TTCGGCAAGTGCTTCACAAGCCCCTACTGTCCGTTCCTCTTGACGTTCAATTAACTGGAACTTCTCGTGAATGGCGATTTCTGCATTTTTCATCGCTAGATCAACAAGCTCTTTTTTTGAACCGCGCTTCGGTGTCACTACTTTAACATCCAACAGCTTTTGTAAAATCGTTACGTCAATCGATTTCGGAACAAAGATTTCTTTTGGTAATAAATGATGCGGCTGTTCGTAAAAACGGCCGACAAATGTTAAAAATTCCTCTTCCGGCTCATTATAAATCGGGAAAATCGATACATCGCGCTCAATGAGTTTGCCTTGACGCACAAAAAATACCTGGACACACATCCAGCCTTTTTCCACTGCATAGCCAAATACATCTCGGTTGCTCAAATCATCCGTTACAATTTTTTGCTTTTCCATAATTTGATCGATATGGGCGATCAAATCACGGAATTCCTTCGCACGCTCAAACTCAAGATTTTCGGCAGCATCGATCATTTTTTGCTGAAGATCTTGCTTTATTTCTTCGACTCCTCCGTTTAAAAACTTTGAAATCTCATCGATCATTTCGTCATACACTTGTTTTTCAATGTCCTTTACACACGGTGCCAAACATTGCCCTAAATGATAGTACAAGCATACTTGATTAGGCAGATGTGTACATTTACGAAGCGGATACAAACGGTCCAGTAATTTTCGCGTTTCGTTTGCTGCATAGGCATTCGGATACGGTCCGAAATATTTTGCTTTATCCTTCTTCACTTTTCTTGTCGTAATAATACGCGGGTATCGTTCGTTCGTAATTTTTATATAGGGATACGTTTTATCATCCGTTAATTTCACATTATATTTCGGGTCATGCAGCTTAATTAGATTCAGTTCCAGAATAAGGGCTTCCAAATCGCTTGAAGTCACAATATACTCGAAGTCTTCAATCTCACTTACTAGTCTCGCTGTTTTGCCGTCATGGCTTCCCGTAAAGTAAGAACGCACTCGATTTTTCAATACTTTGGCCTTACCGACGTATATAATTGTGCCTTGACGGTCTTTCATAATATAGCAACCTGATTCGTTCGGTAATATTTCTAGTTTTGCTTTAATGATTGCATTCATTTTCTCACCTGTTTAATATGTCCTTTCTTTATTTTAACTGATTGGAGTATTAGAAAAAAGCCGTACACCTTATACGGCATACGGCTTTTTGACATATCAATTGCGCCTTGGCGTTTGAATAGCCAATGGTTTAATTATTTGTTGTCGTTAATGAAATCGATTAACGCTTCTTTTGGCATGAAGCCAGCAGTTTTTGCTTTTAATTCACCATCTACGAATAATAATAATGATGGGATTGACATGATTTGGTAATCAGCAGCAGTACCTTGGTTGTTATCTACGTCCACTTTTACGATTTTAACATCGTTACCGATTTCTGTATCTAATTCTTCAAGAACTGGAGCAATCATTTTACATGGTCCGCACCAAGTAGCCCAAAAGTCTACTAAAACTGTGCCGTTTGAAATTTCTTGTGGAAATGTTTGATCTGTCGCGTGTACAATTGCCATATTAAATAGCCTCCTTAAATAACATATGGTTGTAGTATAGCATGTTTTCCCAATTAAACAGTAGTAAAATGCTTGGGAATATAAAGGCACCGGATTTTAACTGTTGTTTTCTGATGCTTAATAAATTTTTATTAGCATTTTTTATTAGTTATTTGAAGACATATACCCTTAGTTTGAACATGTTAATTCTTTATTTTGAAACTTGGGTTCTTATATTTAAAAACTTGTATTTTATTAACTACACATAAGAACTTTTAAATTATACTGGAATTTCTGATACAGTTATTAGCACCATTTGCCGCACCATATACATTAACTCCTTCAAAAAAAGCTCCCTTCAAAAGAAGGAAGCCTCAATCAAATATTATGCATTTACTTTAAGCGCTTTAAACTCTTCGATTAACATTGGCACTACTTCGAATAAGTCACCAACAATACCGTAGTCCGCTACTTTAAAGATATTTGCTTCTGGATCTTTGTTGATCGCAACGATTACTTTAGAGTTTGACATACCAGCTAAATGCTGAATCGCACCAGAAATACCTGCAGCGATGTAAAGATCAGGTGTTACAACTTTTCCAGTTTGGCCGATTTGTAATGAGTAATCGCAATATTCTGCGTCACATGCACCACGAGATGCGCCAACTGCTCCACCTAGTAAATTAGCAAGCTCTTTTAATGGCTCAAAACCTTCTCCGGATTTAACACCACGACCACCTGCAACTACTACTTTCGCTTCTGAAAGGTCTACACCTTCAGTTGATTTGCGCACAACTTCTTTGATGATTGTACGTAAATTTGTAATATCCACTGAAACTGATGATACTTCACCAGTACGAGAATCGTCTTTTACTAATGGCGGAATATTGTTTGGACGGATTGTCGCAAAAATAATACCATCTTTAATTTTTACTTTTTCAAATGCTTTACCAGAATAGATTGGGCGGACGAATACTGTATCATCACCAGCTCCTTGGATTTCCGTAACATCTGAAATTAAGCCAGATTGTAGGCGTGAAGCAATTTTTGGCGATAAGTCTTTACCTAAAGAAGTATGACCGAAAACGATTGCTTCTGGATTTTCTTGTTCTACTACTGCTAAAATTGCTTGGCTGTAGCCGTCAGATGTATAGTTTTTTAAGTGTGGATGTTCAACTGTAATAACGCGGCTCGCTCCATATGCGATTAATTCCTGCGTAAAATCAGCTACTGCATCCCCTACTAATAAACCTACTACTTCACCGCCGTCAGCGATTTGTAAACCTGCTGCAATTGCTTCGAATGAAACGTTACGTAAGCTCCCTTCGCGAACTTCACCTAACACTAAAACTTTCTTTGACATAGAATATCCCTCCATTACCATCTTCGTAAAAATTTTCGTACTCTAGTTGACTTCTATTAGACTACTTTTGCTTCGTTATGAAGTAAGTTTACTAATTCTTTTACCTGTGCAGAAAGATCGCCTTCTAATACACGACCAGCCGCTTTTTGTGGCGGTAAGTAAATTTCAACTGTTTCTACTTTTACTTCAACATCGTCTTCATCGATATCCAAATCATCCAATTCAAGTTCTGCAAGCGGTTTTTTCTTCGCTTTCATAATACCTGGTAAAGATGGGTAACGTGGCTCGTTTAAACCTTGTTGAGCTGTTACTAATAATGGTAATGATGTTTCTAATACTTCAGCGTCCCCTTCGATATCACGTACAATCTTAACGTTCGTGCCGTCGATTTCTAATGAAGTAATTGTTGTTACGTAGTTAATGCCCAGCAGGTCTGCTAAGCGCGGGCCAACTTGTCCTGAACCACCATCGATTGCTACATTTCCTGCTAAAATTAAATCTGCTTCTTTGTCTTTTAAATATTCCGCTAAAATATAAGCTGAAGAATATTGGTCAAGCTCATCTAAATCATCTTCTGTATTAATTAATACCGCTTCATCGGCACCCATTGCTAAAGCTGTACGTAACTGCTTTTCTGCATCTTCGCCACCGATTGTCACAACTGTTACTTTACCGCCTAATGCGTCGCGCTTTTGAATTGCTTCTTCAATTGCGTACTCATCGTATGGGTTGATGATGAATTCTGCACCATCTTCTTGAATTTTACCGCCGGATACGACGATTTTTTCTTCTGTGTCAAAAGTACGTTTTACTAATACAAAAATATTCATAATCTAGACCTCCTAAAAGCTTTTTAATTTTAATCCCGAAAAAAACAGGGAAGAATACATTTTTTTATTTGCCAGTAAATACTGGCTCACGTTTTTCAATAAATGCTTGGATTCCTTCTTTAGCATCTTCAGAAACAAATACCTCACCGAAACTGTTTGCTTCAGCATTTACTCCATCGTAATAAGATGATGGTTTCGAGTAATTCAGCATTTGGATTGCTGCTTTAAGAGCAATTGGTGATTTCTTCGCAATTTTTCTAGCGATTTTCAATGTTTCCGGCAACATCTCTTCGTCGGGAAAAGCACGGTTTGCTAATCCCCATTCTACAGCTTCAGCCCCTGTAATCGGGTCGCTTGTAAACATCATTTCCGCAGCTTTGGCTACACCAACATATCGTGGTAATCGCTGTGTTCCTGCAAATCCTGGTATTAAGCCTAATGATAGCTCAGGTAAGCCTAATTTTGCCGATGCGGTTACAAAGCGCATATGGCATCCCATCGCAAGTTCCAAGCCGCCTCCTAATGCTGCACCGTGGATTGCGGCAATAACCGGTTTACTGAATGTTTCAATACGTTCGAAAACATCTTGTCCATTTTTCGCCAATCCTGTAAATGCTTTGCCTGACTGTACGCTCGTAAATTCTTTAATATCTGCACCTGCAGAAAAGAAACGTCCTTCGCCATGCAAGACGATGACACGTACATTTTCATCTTCTTCGACAGCGTCTAAAAGTGCATTCACATCATGGATCAAGCCTTGTGAAAGTGCATTTGCTGGTGGTCTTGAAATTGTTGCAATTGCGACCCCTTCTTCTACTTTCCAACTTAGAAACTCCATCCTCTACATCCCCTTTATGCTTTTAGTGCGTTTAGCAGTAATTGCTTCACTTTCGGAGCTTGCTCTAATAAATCATATCGATTTTCATTCATTACCCAAGTTGTCGTAATTTCGTCAATTGTGCCAAACACCATTTGTCTCGCAATACGAACATCCATCGTCTGGTTGAATTCACCATTTAGCATACCTTCGATTAAAATTTGATCTAGTAAAATTAAGTATTCTTTTAGAATAGAATTAATTTTCAGTCTAATTTCTTTATTCGATTGCCGTAGCTCAAGTTGAGTTACAGTTGCCAAGTAGCGATCACTTGATAGAACACGGAAATGATTTTCAATCATTTTACATAACTTATCGGAAGCAGTTTCCCCACTTTTTATTATAGCCTGTAAATTCTCTACGAAAATACCCATTTTTTCCTGGAATACAGAAATTAAAATATCTTCTTTGTTTTTGAAATATAAATAGATTGTACCATCAGCAACCCCAGCTTGTTTGGCTATTTTTGAAACTTGGGCTTGATGATAGCCGTTTTCAGCGATAGCAATGACTGCTGCGTCTACTATTTGCATATATTTGGGTTTGTTTCGTTTCAAGCAGATCACCACCAAAAAAAATATGAAAACATGAATGACCATTCATTCATGTTTTCATATTATAATTTGTTCTGCATTCTGTCAATAGTTTGCTAAACAATTAATTAATTTGCTTCTTGTTGTGCCATTTTCTGTTTCTCTTCTTCAATAAGTGTACGTCGTAAAATTTTTCCTACTGCTGTTTTCGGCAGCTCTTGACGGAATTCATAGAAACGCGGCACTTTATAAGCTGCTAAGTTTTTACGGCAATACTCATTCAGTTCTTTGTCTGTTACAGATTTACCCTCTTTAAGAACAATGTATGCCTTTACAGTTTCTCCACGATACGGATCCGGTATACCGGCTACTATACACTCTTGAACCGCTTCATGCTCATACAGCACTTCTTCTACTTCACGCGGGTAAATATTAAATCCGCCTGCAATTATCATATCTTTTTTTCGATCAACAACATAGAAATAACCCTTTTCGTCCATATAACCTAAATCACCCGTTAAAAACCAGCCATCTGCAAATGTCATTGCTGTTTCTTCAGGACGATTCCAGTAACCCTTCATAACTTGTGGTCCTTTTACCGCTATTTCGCCGATTTCACCGACAGGCAATACTTCCGATTCACCTGAACGTAAAATAACCGCTTCTGTATTCGGCCATGGTAAACCGATTGAACCGTTGATACGATGATCCCAAATCGGATTGGCATGTGTAACTGGAGAAGTTTCTGTTAAGCCGTATCCTTCTACTAAACGACCGCCTGTCAATTCTTCAAACTTTTCCTGTACTTCCAGAGGTAATGCAGCGGAACCGCTTAAACATGCTTTAATTGACGACAAATCATATTTTGCTAAATCCGGGTGATTCAACAAACCAATATACATTGTTGGGGCGCCGGGGAATAACGTTGGTTTTTGTTTATCAATTGTCTTCAATGCTTGCTCAGCATCAAATTTCGGTAATAATACCATCTTGCCTTGCTGCATGACCGATAAAATTAATACCGTTGTCATACCATATACATGGAAGAATGGAAGTATGCCTAAAATTGTTTCTTCACCTTTTTTACATTTATACATCCATGCATCACACATCAACGTATTTGCAATGAGGTTTTTATGTGTTAGCATAACACCTTTTGGGTAACCTGTTGTACCGCCAGTGTATTGCAATAGTGCCAAATCATTTTCAAAATCAAAGTCTTGTTCGATTTTATCCATTTTGGCCATTTTCATAATTTCTGTAAACAGGTGATTCGTTCCGCTATGTTCCACTTTTACACTAAAGCCGTACTGTTTCTTTTGGATGAACGGATACACTAAGTTTTTCGGGAAAGGCAAATAGTCCTTAATTCCTGAAACGATGACATTTTCTATCTTAGTCTCATGTAATATTTTCATTGCCCTCGGGTATAAAATATCCATTACTAAAATCACTTTTGCTCCGGAATCTGCCATCTGATATTGCAGCTCCCGCTCGGTATAAAGCGGATTCGTCTGTACGACAACCCCACCGGCATACATCGTACCATAATAGGCAATGACCGCTTGCGGACAGTTCGGCAGCATGATTGCTACACGATCCCCCTTCTCCACCCCTAGAGAACGCAGGTAGTTCGCAAACTTCAACGCTGATTCATAAAGCTCTTTGTACGTAAGCTCGCGCCCCATAAAATGGATAGCAACCTTATTAGGCATTGACTCAAATGCTTGTGTTAAAAACTGGTGCACAGGAATTTCCGGCAGCTCAATAGAATGTGGTACTTCTTTCGGATAGCTTGCCAACCAAACCTTTTCTGTCATAAAACTCCTCCCCTTTACTAAAGCTTTACTTGTTTACATCATTATAATGAAAATTGGAAATGGTTTCAAACTATTTTCATAGATACACACGTTTTATTCTCGATAATGCAGATATTTTCTCGCTAAATATTTTGAGTTTTATAGTAATATTGAATATAAAACATATAGGACTATTCGTTTAGTATGGAAATATACTTTTTTAATAAAGTTTTAATAGTTTGAATATTTTTTGTATATGGTGATAATTTTCCTAAATAAAATTTAATGAAAAAAAGCAAATGAACTAACTCAATGCTAGTTCATTTGCTTTTATGTTTAGAGTGTCATCATGTAGTAAATGCCGACTGCCAGAAATATGAAACAGACGACG harbors:
- a CDS encoding excinuclease ABC subunit C, which codes for MNAIIKAKLEILPNESGCYIMKDRQGTIIYVGKAKVLKNRVRSYFTGSHDGKTARLVSEIEDFEYIVTSSDLEALILELNLIKLHDPKYNVKLTDDKTYPYIKITNERYPRIITTRKVKKDKAKYFGPYPNAYAANETRKLLDRLYPLRKCTHLPNQVCLYYHLGQCLAPCVKDIEKQVYDEMIDEISKFLNGGVEEIKQDLQQKMIDAAENLEFERAKEFRDLIAHIDQIMEKQKIVTDDLSNRDVFGYAVEKGWMCVQVFFVRQGKLIERDVSIFPIYNEPEEEFLTFVGRFYEQPHHLLPKEIFVPKSIDVTILQKLLDVKVVTPKRGSKKELVDLAMKNAEIAIHEKFQLIERQEERTVGACEALAEAMQIPLPLRIEAFDNSHMHGADPVSAMVVFIDGKPAKKEYRKYKTREAAKHDDYGAMQEVIRRRYTRVLRENLPLPDLILIDGGKGQMEVAREVIEDELGLVIPIAGLAKDEKHNTSQLLFGTPPEVVPLKRTSDGFYLLQRIQDEVHRFAITFLRQQHQTNAITSVLDGIEGVGPKRKQQLMKHFGSVKKIREASELQLQESGVPAKLAEVIYRHFHEAPLNKE
- a CDS encoding thiol reductase thioredoxin, which produces MAIVHATDQTFPQEISNGTVLVDFWATWCGPCKMIAPVLEELDTEIGNDVKIVKVDVDNNQGTAADYQIMSIPSLLLFVDGELKAKTAGFMPKEALIDFINDNK
- a CDS encoding electron transfer flavoprotein subunit alpha, which gives rise to MSKKVLVLGEVREGSLRNVSFEAIAAGLQIADGGEVVGLLVGDAVADFTQELIAYGASRVITVEHPHLKNYTSDGYSQAILAVVEQENPEAIVFGHTSLGKDLSPKIASRLQSGLISDVTEIQGAGDDTVFVRPIYSGKAFEKVKIKDGIIFATIRPNNIPPLVKDDSRTGEVSSVSVDITNLRTIIKEVVRKSTEGVDLSEAKVVVAGGRGVKSGEGFEPLKELANLLGGAVGASRGACDAEYCDYSLQIGQTGKVVTPDLYIAAGISGAIQHLAGMSNSKVIVAINKDPEANIFKVADYGIVGDLFEVVPMLIEEFKALKVNA
- a CDS encoding electron transfer flavoprotein subunit beta, translated to MNIFVLVKRTFDTEEKIVVSGGKIQEDGAEFIINPYDEYAIEEAIQKRDALGGKVTVVTIGGEDAEKQLRTALAMGADEAVLINTEDDLDELDQYSSAYILAEYLKDKEADLILAGNVAIDGGSGQVGPRLADLLGINYVTTITSLEIDGTNVKIVRDIEGDAEVLETSLPLLVTAQQGLNEPRYPSLPGIMKAKKKPLAELELDDLDIDEDDVEVKVETVEIYLPPQKAAGRVLEGDLSAQVKELVNLLHNEAKVV
- a CDS encoding enoyl-CoA hydratase; its protein translation is MEFLSWKVEEGVAIATISRPPANALSQGLIHDVNALLDAVEEDENVRVIVLHGEGRFFSAGADIKEFTSVQSGKAFTGLAKNGQDVFERIETFSKPVIAAIHGAALGGGLELAMGCHMRFVTASAKLGLPELSLGLIPGFAGTQRLPRYVGVAKAAEMMFTSDPITGAEAVEWGLANRAFPDEEMLPETLKIARKIAKKSPIALKAAIQMLNYSKPSSYYDGVNAEANSFGEVFVSEDAKEGIQAFIEKREPVFTGK
- a CDS encoding TetR family transcriptional regulator translates to MKRNKPKYMQIVDAAVIAIAENGYHQAQVSKIAKQAGVADGTIYLYFKNKEDILISVFQEKMGIFVENLQAIIKSGETASDKLCKMIENHFRVLSSDRYLATVTQLELRQSNKEIRLKINSILKEYLILLDQILIEGMLNGEFNQTMDVRIARQMVFGTIDEITTTWVMNENRYDLLEQAPKVKQLLLNALKA
- a CDS encoding long-chain fatty acid--CoA ligase (activates fatty acids by binding to coenzyme A), which codes for MTEKVWLASYPKEVPHSIELPEIPVHQFLTQAFESMPNKVAIHFMGRELTYKELYESALKFANYLRSLGVEKGDRVAIMLPNCPQAVIAYYGTMYAGGVVVQTNPLYTERELQYQMADSGAKVILVMDILYPRAMKILHETKIENVIVSGIKDYLPFPKNLVYPFIQKKQYGFSVKVEHSGTNHLFTEIMKMAKMDKIEQDFDFENDLALLQYTGGTTGYPKGVMLTHKNLIANTLMCDAWMYKCKKGEETILGILPFFHVYGMTTVLILSVMQQGKMVLLPKFDAEQALKTIDKQKPTLFPGAPTMYIGLLNHPDLAKYDLSSIKACLSGSAALPLEVQEKFEELTGGRLVEGYGLTETSPVTHANPIWDHRINGSIGLPWPNTEAVILRSGESEVLPVGEIGEIAVKGPQVMKGYWNRPEETAMTFADGWFLTGDLGYMDEKGYFYVVDRKKDMIIAGGFNIYPREVEEVLYEHEAVQECIVAGIPDPYRGETVKAYIVLKEGKSVTDKELNEYCRKNLAAYKVPRFYEFRQELPKTAVGKILRRTLIEEEKQKMAQQEAN